One Cheilinus undulatus linkage group 22, ASM1832078v1, whole genome shotgun sequence DNA window includes the following coding sequences:
- the zgc:92429 gene encoding cysteine and histidine-rich domain-containing protein 1, which produces MALLCYNRGCGLKYDADKNKDDSCVFHPGVPIFHDALKGWSCCKKRTTDFSEFLSIKGCTRGHHSNEKPQEPLRPEVSSDKTDTKHANGPEIIYQGPKSAETLQKERPSSDEPKTKLPHKVSATLTQALEKLDISKKVEREKKESQIVQGTRCKNAGCKTVYEGQETDKEVCTHHPGAPVFHEGYKYWSCCCIKTIDFNAFLDQKGCSTGKHRWIPRQDKKKVACRHDWHQTGSNVVLTIYAKNAHPDLSSIEANRTVLTCQIQFEDNKIFKREFHFWGVVNVKQSSVNMVPSKVEITLRKADQVAWGKLEDPNYKPEPEPEDDPDTTESFQPGWDIEDDDISDSDEEWAYDLTKKKKTQEEKDKEGQKKKDDEQQNLKRKEVEEEMKRAAEERRKAEEERKKLEEQRLLEEGGEYDDMPDLE; this is translated from the exons ATGGCTCTGCTCTGCTACAACAGAGGCTGTGGACTCAAGTATGATGCTGACAAGAACAAGGACG ATTCCTGCGTCTTCCATCCAGGTGTCCCCATCTTCCATGACGCTCTGAAG GGATGGTCCTGCTGTAAGAAAAGGACGACAGACTTCTCTGAGTTTCTCTCCATCAAG GGATGCACCCGCGGGCATCACAGCAATGAAAAACCTCAGGAGCCTCTGAGGCCGGAGGTGTCGTCAGATAAAACCGACACAAAACACGCCAACGGCCCTGAGATCATCTACCAGGGACCCAAATCTGCTGAGACGCTGCAGAAGGAGAGGCCCag TTCAGACGAGCCAAAGACGAAGCTGCCCCACAAAGTGTCAGCCACTCTGACTCAGGCTCTGGAGAAACTGGACATCAGCAAGAAAGTcgagagagagaagaaag AGAGTCAGATTGTCCAAGGGACACGGTGCAAGAATGCAGGATGTAAAACA GTCTATGAGGGCCAAGAGACAGACAAGGAGGTCTGCACCCACCATCCCGGAGCGCCCGTCTTCCACGAGGG GTACAAAtactggagctgctgctgcattaAGACGATAGATTTCAACGCTTTCCTCGACCAGAAAGGCTGCAGCACCGGGAAGCACCGCTGGATCCCAAGGCAG GACAAGAAGAAGGTGGCGTGTCGACATGACTGGCACCAGACAGGAAGTAATGTTGTTCTGACTATTTACGCCAAGAACGCACACCCAGATCTCAGCAGCATAGAGGCCAACAGGACTGTG CTCACATGTCAGATTCAGTTTGAGGACAACAAAATCTTCAAGAGAGAATTCCACTTCTGGGGG GTGGTCAATGTGAAGCAGAGCTCTGTCAACATGGTCCCATCAAAAGTGGAGATCACTCTCCGCAAAGCCGACCAGGTTGCCTGGGGCAAACTGGAGGACCCGAACTACAAACCTGAACCCGAGCCCGAAGACGACCCCGACACCACAGAATCCTTCCAGCCCGGGTGGGACATCGAGGACGACGACATCAGCGACTCGGACGAGGAGTGGGCCTACGACTTaacgaagaagaagaaaacacaggaggagaaGGACAAAGAGGGGCAGAAGAAGAAGGATGATGAGCAGCAGAATTTAAAGAGGAAGGaagtggaggaggagatgaagagggcggcggaggagaggaggaaggcggaggaggagaggaagaagctggaggagcagaggctgctggaggagggaggagaatACGATGACATGCCAGACTTAGAGTAA